A stretch of [Clostridium] scindens DNA encodes these proteins:
- a CDS encoding glycerol dehydrogenase: protein MGRTKLMRAPLKYVQGKDCLLHFYGDTSELGKNYLFVCSRSGHKACHAKIENSFADSDCYRQYEIFGGISSVGEIEKMRKIVQEKNIQVVVGIGGGSAIDTAKATAYYEHLPVVIVPTVCATDAPCTGLSVIYQDDGTFDSYLFYPRNPEAVLVDTAVLAASPAKFLVAGMGDALGTYFEARVCQKMDAPSLENGGITRSAMALCRLCYETLLEYGVQAKAACEQNLVTPALEAIIEANTYLSGVGADNGGLAVAHSVYNGFTALEECEKTMHGSLVAFGTIAQLILEGAPKDELDTVMKFCKSVGLPITLKEVGVSDNARVLIAARKACAPGETIHNMPGDITPEQLYDALLAADLLGQQMDA, encoded by the coding sequence ATGGGTAGAACAAAATTAATGCGTGCTCCTTTGAAATACGTGCAGGGAAAAGACTGCCTGCTCCATTTCTACGGAGATACCAGCGAATTAGGAAAGAACTATTTATTCGTCTGCTCCCGCAGCGGACACAAGGCTTGTCATGCCAAGATCGAGAACAGTTTTGCTGATTCCGACTGCTACAGGCAGTACGAAATCTTTGGAGGCATCAGTTCTGTAGGGGAAATTGAAAAAATGCGCAAGATCGTACAGGAAAAGAACATACAAGTCGTAGTAGGAATTGGAGGCGGTTCTGCCATAGATACTGCTAAGGCAACTGCTTACTACGAACATCTGCCTGTCGTAATCGTCCCAACTGTCTGCGCCACGGATGCTCCATGTACCGGCCTTTCCGTTATTTATCAGGATGACGGCACCTTTGACAGCTATCTCTTCTATCCCAGAAATCCGGAGGCCGTCCTTGTTGACACCGCAGTACTTGCCGCATCCCCGGCCAAATTCCTGGTAGCCGGAATGGGAGATGCCCTAGGCACTTATTTTGAAGCGCGGGTATGTCAGAAAATGGATGCTCCCAGCCTTGAAAATGGCGGCATTACCCGCTCTGCCATGGCCCTTTGCAGACTATGCTATGAAACCCTTCTGGAATATGGCGTTCAAGCGAAAGCCGCATGCGAGCAGAATCTGGTAACGCCTGCCTTAGAAGCCATCATAGAAGCCAATACATACTTAAGCGGCGTAGGCGCAGATAACGGCGGACTTGCAGTTGCGCACTCTGTCTACAACGGGTTCACCGCCCTTGAAGAATGTGAAAAAACGATGCATGGCAGTCTGGTTGCCTTTGGAACCATCGCCCAATTAATCCTGGAAGGGGCCCCTAAAGATGAATTGGACACCGTAATGAAATTCTGTAAAAGCGTAGGCCTTCCTATTACGCTTAAAGAGGTTGGCGTTTCGGATAACGCAAGGGTGCTGATTGCTGCGCGCAAAGCATGCGCTCCCGGAGAAACGATTCATAACATGCCAGGTGATATAACTCCTGAGCAACTTTACGATGCATTGCTGGCAGCTGACCTTTTAGGACAGCAGATGGATGCATAA
- a CDS encoding 4Fe-4S binding protein: MIKAIKNRMRLWVQIVFTAVTNGYLLGFLTGRIYTGPTKAACVPGLNCYSCPGALGSCPIGSLQAVLGSRDYKFSFYVVGFLLFFGSIFGRFVCGWLCPFGLVQDLLYKIPLFKKRKNLPGHKVLIWAKYVILVLFVILLPLLVVDFTGQGDPWFCKYICPSGTLAAGIPLVLLNENLKLAVGNLFFWKVAILIVLIILALWVYRPFCKYLCPLGAIYSFFNPVALYRYQIDESACTKCGKCKKACKMDIKVWEKPNSLECIRCGDCVKACPTQAISRRKGGCHEKNREAG, translated from the coding sequence ATGATAAAAGCAATAAAGAACCGTATGAGGCTGTGGGTACAGATCGTCTTTACAGCCGTAACAAATGGATATCTGCTTGGTTTTCTTACAGGCCGGATATATACTGGCCCAACTAAGGCGGCCTGCGTGCCTGGCCTGAACTGCTATTCCTGCCCGGGAGCGCTTGGATCATGCCCCATAGGCTCTCTTCAGGCAGTGCTGGGAAGCCGGGATTATAAATTTTCCTTTTATGTAGTAGGATTTCTTCTGTTTTTTGGCTCCATATTTGGAAGGTTTGTCTGCGGATGGCTGTGTCCCTTTGGGCTGGTGCAGGATTTGCTGTATAAGATACCATTATTTAAAAAGAGGAAGAATCTTCCGGGCCATAAGGTGCTGATTTGGGCAAAATATGTTATACTTGTATTATTCGTAATCCTGCTGCCGCTTCTGGTGGTAGATTTCACTGGCCAGGGAGACCCCTGGTTCTGCAAGTATATTTGTCCCAGCGGTACGCTTGCAGCAGGAATTCCCCTGGTTCTTCTCAATGAGAATCTGAAACTTGCGGTAGGAAATCTGTTTTTTTGGAAGGTAGCAATCCTGATCGTACTGATCATACTGGCTCTATGGGTTTACCGGCCCTTCTGCAAGTATCTGTGTCCTTTGGGCGCTATCTACAGTTTCTTTAATCCGGTGGCGCTGTACAGATATCAGATCGATGAGAGCGCATGTACCAAATGTGGAAAATGCAAGAAGGCCTGCAAGATGGATATCAAGGTATGGGAGAAGCCGAACAGCCTGGAATGTATTCGCTGCGGAGACTGCGTGAAGGCGTGTCCTACGCAGGCAATCAGCAGAAGAAAAGGAGGTTGCCATGAAAAAAATCGTGAAGCGGGTTAG
- a CDS encoding DNA-3-methyladenine glycosylase family protein, with translation MQEVRRQLDYFDISQICDSGQCFRMSRLEDDSYAIIAKDRYLRLVQNDKECLFYCGEEEFDTFWKQYFDLDTDYSAFIGQISPRDKYLSQAAAEGSGIRILRQDLWEMIVSFLISQQNHIVRIRRCIENLCIKYGEEQQNFDGSRYYTFPAPEALAFLDEEALKECNLGYRSKYVVRTAKSIAEGQVSLEDIKSLPYRKARGELLKLYGIGEKVADCICLFALHNLEAFPVDTHIRQALEAHYPKGFPKRRYKGFQGIMQQYIFYHELMGNR, from the coding sequence ATGCAAGAAGTAAGAAGGCAGCTGGATTATTTTGATATTTCGCAGATCTGCGACTCGGGCCAATGCTTCCGCATGTCGCGGCTGGAAGATGACAGTTACGCCATAATCGCAAAAGACAGATATCTGAGACTTGTACAGAACGATAAAGAGTGCTTGTTTTACTGCGGCGAGGAAGAATTTGATACTTTTTGGAAGCAGTATTTTGACCTGGATACGGATTATAGTGCCTTTATAGGGCAGATCAGTCCAAGGGACAAATACTTGAGCCAGGCGGCAGCAGAAGGAAGCGGAATCCGTATTCTGCGCCAGGATCTGTGGGAGATGATCGTATCATTTCTGATCTCTCAGCAGAATCATATTGTCCGCATTCGCAGATGCATAGAGAACCTATGCATAAAATATGGGGAAGAACAGCAGAACTTCGATGGCAGCCGGTATTATACATTCCCGGCGCCGGAAGCGCTAGCCTTTCTCGACGAAGAGGCGCTTAAGGAATGCAACCTGGGCTATCGTAGCAAATATGTGGTGCGAACGGCGAAAAGTATTGCAGAAGGGCAGGTCTCCTTAGAAGATATAAAGAGCCTGCCTTACAGGAAGGCCAGAGGCGAACTCCTAAAATTATATGGCATTGGAGAAAAGGTGGCAGACTGTATCTGCCTCTTCGCTCTGCATAATCTGGAAGCATTTCCTGTGGATACTCATATCCGCCAGGCGCTGGAGGCACATTATCCAAAAGGATTTCCAAAACGCCGTTATAAAGGATTTCAAGGTATCATGCAGCAATACATATTTTATCATGAGTTAATGGGCAATCGCTGA
- a CDS encoding RrF2 family transcriptional regulator, whose product MTSEFAIAVHALVYLHHKNAVLSSEELAENICTNSARVRKVMAKLKKKDLIGTKEGIKGGYHMSLDASEITLGDICEALQVDIVKAAWRSGSMDMDCMIASGMAGVMDGIYAELDEICKKRLEGITIQDVEKKVAGCKK is encoded by the coding sequence ATGACGAGTGAATTTGCAATTGCAGTGCATGCGCTGGTGTATCTGCATCATAAGAATGCCGTGCTCTCCAGCGAAGAGTTGGCGGAAAACATCTGTACCAATTCGGCACGGGTAAGAAAGGTCATGGCGAAACTTAAGAAAAAGGATTTGATAGGTACAAAAGAAGGCATAAAGGGAGGCTATCATATGTCCCTGGATGCCTCCGAGATTACTCTTGGGGATATCTGTGAAGCGCTGCAGGTGGATATTGTAAAGGCCGCGTGGCGTTCGGGAAGTATGGACATGGACTGCATGATCGCATCCGGAATGGCGGGGGTCATGGATGGGATTTATGCGGAACTGGACGAAATATGCAAGAAGCGCCTGGAAGGGATTACGATCCAGGATGTGGAAAAGAAAGTAGCCGGATGCAAGAAGTAA
- a CDS encoding alpha/beta hydrolase, whose amino-acid sequence MDGMMIPSFDGTKLFLKKEVAADASAVCVIVHGLCEHQGRYDYLADMFHGAGIGTYRFDHRGHGRSEGEESYYGDYNEMLDDVNVIVDMAIEENPGIPVFLLGHSMGGFAVSLYGAKYPDKALKGIVTSGALTFDNGGLITGVPKGLDPHQKLPNELGGGVCSVAEIVDWYGKDPYNKKTFTTGLCYAICDGLEWFQEAGKEFAYPVLMMHGEADGLVAVQDTYDFFQMAASKDRQMKIYGGLFHEILNEYCRDEVIRDAISWIRNRI is encoded by the coding sequence ATGGACGGAATGATGATTCCTTCTTTTGATGGAACAAAACTGTTCCTGAAGAAAGAGGTAGCGGCAGATGCCAGTGCTGTATGCGTGATCGTGCATGGGCTTTGCGAGCATCAAGGAAGATATGATTATCTGGCGGATATGTTTCATGGGGCAGGAATCGGGACATACCGCTTTGACCACAGAGGACATGGAAGGTCAGAAGGAGAGGAGTCCTATTATGGCGATTACAATGAGATGCTGGATGATGTAAACGTAATCGTGGATATGGCAATTGAAGAGAATCCAGGAATTCCAGTATTCCTTCTGGGTCACAGCATGGGAGGATTTGCCGTATCTTTGTATGGCGCAAAATATCCGGATAAAGCGTTAAAAGGCATTGTAACCAGCGGAGCGCTGACATTCGATAACGGAGGACTGATCACAGGGGTGCCCAAGGGACTTGACCCACATCAGAAACTGCCGAATGAACTGGGCGGAGGCGTGTGCTCAGTTGCGGAAATCGTGGACTGGTATGGCAAAGATCCATACAATAAGAAGACCTTTACTACCGGACTGTGTTATGCGATCTGCGATGGACTGGAGTGGTTCCAGGAGGCAGGCAAGGAATTTGCCTATCCTGTACTGATGATGCACGGGGAGGCAGATGGCCTGGTGGCGGTTCAGGACACTTACGATTTCTTTCAGATGGCAGCCTCCAAAGACCGCCAGATGAAGATATATGGCGGCCTGTTCCATGAGATCCTTAATGAGTATTGCAGGGACGAAGTTATCAGGGATGCTATCAGCTGGATTAGAAACCGTATATGA
- a CDS encoding HD domain-containing protein: protein MDLQYAREAFERYLEQYDQSDDKVRLKIVHTYGVAEASRQITERMGLSPEDIDLAQLIGLLHDIGRFEQIKRFDSFEPSTMNHAKFGVRILFEEGLIRRFIREDRWDDIIRTAIIKHSDFKLEGIEDSRKLLHARIIRDADKLDNCRVKLEDAIETMLQVTADEVGNSKISPEVMEQFRRKESIRSLTRKTKMDYWVSYLAYFFDINYQVSFDIIEENNYIERLIARIPYSNLETAEQMLEIKEGLKQYVSAARCSKYFN, encoded by the coding sequence ATGGATTTACAATATGCAAGAGAAGCGTTTGAACGCTATCTGGAACAATATGACCAAAGTGATGATAAAGTAAGGCTCAAGATCGTACATACTTATGGAGTGGCAGAGGCCAGCCGCCAGATTACGGAGCGGATGGGACTTAGCCCGGAGGATATAGACTTAGCCCAGCTGATCGGCCTGCTTCATGATATCGGCAGATTCGAGCAGATAAAAAGATTTGACAGTTTCGAGCCCAGTACTATGAACCATGCGAAGTTTGGCGTTCGAATCCTGTTTGAAGAAGGGCTGATCCGGAGGTTTATAAGAGAAGACAGGTGGGATGACATTATACGAACTGCGATTATAAAACACAGTGATTTTAAACTGGAAGGAATCGAGGACAGCCGTAAGCTGTTACACGCAAGAATTATCCGGGACGCGGACAAGCTGGATAACTGCCGTGTAAAATTGGAGGATGCAATAGAGACCATGCTGCAGGTGACCGCCGATGAGGTAGGAAATAGCAAGATCAGCCCCGAGGTTATGGAGCAGTTTCGGAGGAAAGAGTCCATACGCTCACTGACGAGAAAGACGAAGATGGATTATTGGGTATCCTATCTGGCATATTTTTTTGACATTAACTATCAGGTTTCTTTTGATATAATTGAGGAAAACAATTATATAGAGCGATTGATTGCAAGGATTCCTTATTCGAATCTGGAGACTGCTGAGCAGATGTTGGAGATAAAAGAAGGATTAAAGCAATATGTAAGCGCTGCCAGATGCAGCAAATATTTTAACTAA
- the recQ gene encoding DNA helicase RecQ translates to MSKKTAEKFLKQYFGYDGFREGQEQLIEAVLSGKDVLGIMPTGAGKSMCFQIPALMMEGITLVISPLISLMKDQVGALNQAGIHAAFLNSSLSVGQYAKALAYAREGRYKIIYVAPERLETQGFLDFAMSEGIKISFLAVDEAHCVSQWGQDFRPSYLKILDFLKKLPYRPVIGAYTATATTDVRDDIMDILQLQDPFVITTGFDRENLYFAVRKPVDKYKELVGYIRRKEKEMPGSSGIVYCLTRKNVEDVCYNLRKEGFSVTRYHAGLSDMERKENQDDFIYDRRQIMVATNAFGMGIDKSDVRFVVHYNMPKNMESYYQEAGRAGRDGEPSDCILYYEPMDVRTNRFFIENNEDNEALDEITRRLVKERDEERLRQMTFYCFTTGCLRNYILDYFGEASPGYCGNCSNCMTQFEDVDIAREAAAILRCIKANHINYGVTVIIDIVRGAGNQKILSRGLDRNPEYGSLKEVTVPRLRQIIQELLFRGYLELSNDNYPVLKAADAADAAEQLLQEQVPLFMKLAKEREPERSAGRGKVRRKKAGAAASLEEKDLELFETLRALRKEIAAEEKVPPYMVFSDKTLALMSAAKPENSSEILMISGVGEYKMEKYGARFLEAIARRI, encoded by the coding sequence TTGAGTAAAAAAACTGCGGAAAAGTTTCTGAAACAATATTTTGGCTATGATGGATTCCGGGAAGGGCAGGAACAGTTGATCGAGGCTGTCCTTTCCGGCAAGGATGTTCTGGGTATTATGCCTACCGGCGCTGGAAAATCTATGTGCTTCCAGATACCGGCGCTGATGATGGAAGGAATTACCTTGGTGATTTCTCCATTGATCTCTTTGATGAAGGATCAGGTTGGAGCCCTAAATCAGGCGGGTATCCATGCTGCTTTTTTAAATAGTTCTCTTAGCGTGGGGCAGTATGCAAAGGCCTTGGCGTACGCCAGGGAAGGGCGGTACAAGATTATCTATGTGGCGCCGGAGAGACTGGAGACGCAAGGGTTTCTGGATTTTGCGATGTCGGAAGGCATTAAGATTTCTTTTCTTGCGGTGGATGAGGCTCACTGCGTCTCCCAATGGGGACAGGATTTCAGGCCTAGTTACCTGAAGATTCTGGATTTTTTAAAGAAACTGCCTTACCGTCCGGTGATAGGCGCGTATACGGCAACGGCAACCACGGACGTGCGGGATGATATTATGGACATTCTGCAGTTGCAGGACCCCTTTGTGATTACGACCGGGTTTGACAGAGAGAATCTCTACTTTGCCGTCAGGAAGCCGGTAGATAAGTATAAAGAACTGGTCGGCTATATTCGAAGGAAAGAAAAAGAGATGCCTGGAAGCAGCGGAATCGTCTATTGCCTGACCAGGAAGAACGTGGAGGATGTCTGTTACAATCTGAGAAAAGAAGGATTTTCAGTTACGAGATATCATGCGGGCCTAAGCGATATGGAACGCAAGGAAAATCAGGACGATTTTATTTATGACCGCCGACAGATCATGGTAGCGACCAATGCGTTCGGAATGGGGATTGACAAGTCGGATGTCCGATTCGTCGTCCACTATAACATGCCAAAGAATATGGAGAGTTATTATCAGGAAGCCGGGCGTGCGGGGAGAGATGGAGAGCCGTCAGACTGTATTTTGTATTACGAGCCTATGGATGTGCGTACGAACCGATTCTTTATCGAAAATAATGAGGACAATGAAGCGCTGGATGAGATAACGCGACGGCTTGTAAAAGAACGGGATGAAGAACGGCTTCGCCAGATGACATTCTATTGCTTTACGACTGGCTGCCTGCGCAATTATATCCTGGATTATTTTGGAGAGGCAAGTCCTGGATATTGTGGAAACTGCTCAAATTGCATGACCCAGTTTGAGGATGTGGATATTGCCAGAGAGGCCGCGGCCATTCTCAGATGCATAAAGGCAAATCATATAAACTATGGAGTTACGGTTATCATAGATATCGTGCGGGGAGCAGGCAATCAGAAGATACTTTCAAGGGGCCTTGACAGGAATCCGGAGTATGGAAGCCTGAAGGAAGTTACAGTGCCGAGGCTTCGCCAGATAATCCAGGAATTATTGTTCCGGGGGTATTTGGAATTATCAAATGACAATTACCCGGTGCTCAAAGCAGCAGACGCAGCAGACGCAGCCGAGCAATTGCTGCAGGAACAAGTGCCTCTTTTCATGAAACTGGCGAAAGAAAGAGAGCCGGAAAGATCCGCCGGGAGAGGGAAAGTAAGACGCAAGAAGGCCGGGGCGGCTGCATCCCTCGAGGAAAAGGATTTGGAACTTTTCGAGACTCTGCGCGCATTGCGAAAGGAGATTGCGGCGGAGGAGAAGGTACCTCCTTACATGGTGTTTTCCGATAAAACGCTGGCGCTTATGAGTGCCGCCAAGCCAGAGAATTCGAGCGAGATTCTTATGATCAGCGGCGTGGGCGAATATAAGATGGAGAAGTATGGGGCGAGATTTTTAGAAGCCATAGCCCGGAGGATATAA
- a CDS encoding MBL fold metallo-hydrolase — protein MKIVSLMEDTPGGNGCLFEHGFSLYVETKSHRILADTGASCRFLENAKRLGIDLAKVDTVILSHGHYDHSGGILAFAGKNPNARIYIRENAFEDFYHVKDHGRRYIGIDKEIKKLEQVVIAGSDLRIDEELFLFTNVTGRRMWPEGNRELKVVKNGELLQDDFSHEQYLIIQSEGKEILISGCAHNGILNILERYWNLRGRMPDALISGLHMAKKSAYTMEEEELIRKTALELKAYPIQYYTGHCTGEAAYQLMQGILGSQIEYIRCGGSIEL, from the coding sequence ATGAAAATAGTAAGTCTGATGGAGGATACGCCAGGTGGGAATGGCTGTCTCTTCGAGCACGGCTTCAGTCTCTACGTGGAGACCAAAAGCCATAGAATTCTGGCGGATACAGGAGCGTCCTGCAGATTTCTCGAGAATGCCAAGCGTCTTGGGATTGACCTTGCCAAGGTGGATACGGTTATTTTAAGCCATGGGCATTATGACCATAGCGGCGGCATTCTGGCGTTTGCCGGAAAGAATCCCAATGCCCGCATTTATATTCGGGAAAATGCATTCGAGGATTTCTACCACGTCAAAGATCATGGGCGCAGGTACATCGGAATTGATAAAGAAATTAAGAAACTGGAGCAAGTGGTGATCGCAGGGAGCGATCTCAGGATAGATGAAGAGTTATTCCTTTTTACGAATGTTACAGGAAGAAGAATGTGGCCTGAGGGCAACCGGGAATTAAAAGTGGTGAAAAATGGAGAACTGCTTCAGGATGACTTTAGTCATGAGCAGTACCTGATTATCCAAAGCGAAGGGAAGGAAATCCTGATATCCGGATGCGCCCACAATGGTATCCTGAACATCCTGGAGCGATACTGGAATCTAAGAGGCCGTATGCCGGATGCGCTCATTAGCGGATTACATATGGCAAAAAAGTCAGCGTATACCATGGAGGAAGAGGAACTTATCCGCAAGACGGCCTTAGAACTTAAGGCTTACCCAATCCAATACTATACCGGCCACTGTACTGGAGAAGCGGCATATCAGTTAATGCAAGGGATTCTGGGAAGCCAGATAGAATATATAAGATGTGGCGGGAGCATAGAGTTATGA
- a CDS encoding cation-translocating P-type ATPase: MWRKSRNAVQAEEEVYDHEYETTRRQTTRYQPDYREGLTSQQVREHTQDGWTNVAVDPPAQTTREIIHENVFTYFNLIFTVLAVLLCLVGSFRNLTFLPVIIINTLIGIIQEIRAKNTLEKLSMLNAPHANVVRDGKTLNVDSEELVLDDIVLFKAGNQICADAIVVDGEVQVNESLLTGESDEITKKPGDHLMSGSFVVAGQCFSRLEAVGEDSYISKLTLEAKAMQKGEQSEMIRSLDKLVKFVGIALIPIGIVLFVQGFFFNGEGFRNSVTSMVAAVIGMIPEGLYLLASVALAVSAMRLAHKKVLLHDMKSIETLARVDVLCVDKTGTITENSMSVNKLVPTEEYDKENMPELSKLVGDFVKAMSSDNSTMEAMKEYFKESTGAAPVKVTPFTSATKYSGVAFEEKAYVLGAPEFVLREDYDTYRTEILTYAKRGYRVLVFGSYAGALDGKKLTEKVTPLGYVLLSNPIRKEAPETFQYFAEQGVEVKVISGDNPLTVSEVAKDAGIKNAEEYVDAATLETEEDVKNAIAKYTVFGRVTPGQKRQFVQALKEQGKTVAMTGDGVNDVLALKDADCSVAMASGSDAAVQASQVVLLESDFACMPSVVLEGRRVVNNIQRSASLFLVKNIFSFLLSLFSVAFMITYPLEPSQISLISMFTIGIPAFFLALQPNKEVIKGHFLTNVFLKALPAGLTDVLAVGALVVFGQTFGVGAKDISTAATMLLAIVGFMILYKICQPLNTIRVIVWVGSIIGLLACSIFLPDLFAITGMSSKCIMLFIVFSIATEPVLRYLTLLVGGLKGLYKKFFHKA; the protein is encoded by the coding sequence ATGTGGCGGAAGTCAAGAAATGCAGTACAGGCAGAGGAAGAAGTATACGATCATGAATATGAGACAACCAGGAGGCAGACTACCCGTTATCAGCCGGATTACAGAGAGGGTCTTACCAGCCAGCAGGTGAGGGAGCATACACAGGATGGATGGACGAATGTGGCGGTAGATCCTCCGGCCCAGACGACCAGGGAGATCATTCATGAAAATGTATTTACTTATTTCAACCTGATTTTTACAGTGCTGGCAGTACTTCTGTGTCTGGTGGGGTCATTTAGGAACCTTACTTTTCTGCCGGTTATCATTATCAATACGCTGATCGGGATCATTCAGGAGATTCGGGCTAAAAATACTTTGGAGAAGCTGAGCATGCTGAATGCGCCCCACGCCAATGTCGTGCGGGATGGCAAGACGTTAAACGTGGATTCGGAGGAACTGGTTTTGGATGATATCGTCCTGTTTAAAGCGGGGAATCAGATCTGTGCGGATGCCATCGTAGTAGACGGTGAGGTCCAGGTCAATGAATCCCTGCTAACCGGAGAGTCGGACGAGATTACTAAGAAGCCGGGCGATCATCTGATGTCCGGCAGTTTCGTAGTAGCAGGCCAGTGCTTCTCCAGGCTGGAAGCCGTGGGAGAGGATTCCTATATTTCCAAACTGACGCTGGAAGCCAAGGCAATGCAGAAAGGCGAGCAGTCAGAGATGATCCGTTCGCTGGACAAGCTGGTCAAGTTCGTTGGCATTGCTCTAATCCCGATCGGCATCGTGCTTTTCGTGCAAGGATTCTTTTTTAATGGCGAAGGATTCCGCAATAGCGTCACATCCATGGTTGCGGCAGTCATCGGCATGATTCCAGAGGGACTCTATCTGCTGGCCAGCGTAGCCCTGGCAGTAAGCGCAATGCGGCTTGCGCATAAAAAGGTGCTCCTCCATGATATGAAGAGTATTGAGACCCTTGCCAGGGTGGATGTACTGTGCGTAGACAAGACGGGCACCATCACAGAGAATTCTATGAGCGTAAACAAACTGGTGCCTACAGAAGAATATGACAAGGAAAATATGCCGGAACTATCCAAACTGGTAGGCGACTTTGTAAAGGCCATGAGCAGCGACAACAGCACCATGGAGGCCATGAAGGAATATTTCAAGGAAAGCACTGGCGCAGCGCCGGTCAAGGTGACGCCATTTACATCCGCTACGAAGTATAGCGGGGTTGCCTTTGAAGAGAAGGCATACGTTCTTGGCGCGCCGGAGTTCGTACTGCGGGAGGATTATGATACCTATCGTACGGAGATTCTTACCTATGCCAAGAGAGGCTACCGGGTGCTGGTATTTGGCAGTTATGCCGGCGCTTTGGATGGAAAGAAATTGACAGAGAAGGTTACGCCTCTTGGCTATGTGCTTCTTTCCAATCCAATCCGCAAGGAGGCCCCGGAGACCTTCCAGTATTTTGCCGAGCAAGGCGTGGAGGTAAAGGTTATTTCCGGTGACAACCCGCTAACCGTATCTGAAGTGGCCAAAGACGCGGGGATCAAGAATGCAGAAGAGTATGTGGATGCGGCGACTCTTGAGACGGAAGAGGATGTAAAGAATGCGATCGCAAAATATACGGTGTTCGGCCGTGTCACCCCGGGACAGAAGCGGCAGTTCGTGCAGGCTTTAAAAGAGCAGGGAAAGACGGTTGCCATGACCGGAGACGGGGTGAACGACGTATTAGCCCTGAAGGATGCGGACTGCAGCGTGGCCATGGCATCGGGAAGCGATGCGGCCGTCCAGGCGTCCCAGGTAGTGCTTCTGGAGTCGGATTTTGCATGTATGCCATCCGTGGTGCTGGAGGGAAGAAGGGTAGTCAACAATATCCAGCGTTCTGCCAGCCTGTTCCTGGTGAAGAATATTTTTTCCTTCCTGCTGTCCTTGTTCTCGGTGGCCTTTATGATCACTTATCCGCTGGAGCCTTCGCAGATATCGCTGATCAGCATGTTTACGATCGGCATACCGGCGTTCTTCCTGGCGCTGCAGCCGAATAAGGAAGTCATCAAAGGGCATTTTCTTACCAATGTATTTTTAAAAGCGCTGCCTGCAGGGCTAACGGATGTACTGGCGGTGGGGGCGCTGGTCGTATTCGGACAGACCTTCGGGGTGGGCGCCAAGGATATTTCCACGGCAGCTACCATGCTTCTTGCCATCGTGGGATTCATGATTTTGTACAAAATATGCCAGCCGCTGAATACGATCCGTGTTATAGTATGGGTAGGCTCTATCATTGGCCTTCTGGCATGCAGTATATTTCTACCGGATTTGTTTGCGATTACAGGGATGTCCAGCAAGTGCATCATGCTGTTCATTGTATTCTCGATCGCAACGGAACCGGTTCTCAGATATCTGACGCTGCTGGTTGGCGGCTTGAAAGGTTTATATAAGAAGTTCTTTCACAAAGCGTGA
- a CDS encoding helix-turn-helix domain-containing protein produces MAEDIALPGEKLKTFRKEAGLTLKAVADELKVSIPFLSMVENGKSGISFENLHRMLRLYGKNLGDLTEQEEKARGVINMQESKRIAAEPGIDIYGLASINDPMQGYMAGFILDIAPGASNDYDSHTGLEYVFVLKGCIRLTLNGPDGTRSIEMQAGDSKGHLAGDRHIYENIGGEQAQILVVESTPGRDHESLRHF; encoded by the coding sequence ATGGCAGAAGATATAGCCTTGCCCGGAGAAAAGTTGAAAACATTTCGGAAAGAAGCAGGACTCACATTAAAAGCAGTAGCAGATGAATTAAAAGTATCGATTCCATTTCTCAGCATGGTGGAGAATGGAAAGAGCGGAATCAGTTTTGAAAATCTACACAGGATGCTTAGATTATATGGAAAGAATCTGGGAGACTTGACCGAGCAGGAGGAAAAAGCAAGGGGAGTCATTAATATGCAGGAATCCAAAAGGATAGCGGCAGAACCTGGAATCGATATCTATGGGCTCGCAAGTATCAATGACCCTATGCAGGGCTATATGGCGGGCTTCATCCTGGATATCGCTCCAGGGGCTTCGAATGACTATGACTCGCATACGGGACTGGAGTACGTATTTGTATTAAAAGGCTGCATTCGCCTGACGCTGAATGGGCCTGATGGCACGCGGTCAATAGAGATGCAGGCGGGAGATTCCAAGGGCCACCTTGCAGGAGACAGGCATATTTATGAAAATATAGGAGGAGAGCAGGCACAGATCCTGGTGGTGGAAAGTACGCCTGGTAGAGATCACGAAAGTCTAAGACATTTTTAA